Proteins co-encoded in one Marinomonas sp. IMCC 4694 genomic window:
- a CDS encoding efflux RND transporter periplasmic adaptor subunit, whose amino-acid sequence MKSMTAEKVKTKALLTCLFASLFSLPVVAQETVKARGLLVATNKATLSSELAARVIALPKKMGDGFKQGDTLIQLDCRLFAAQLQKVDAEVTVATAKLDSTRQLNLLNSVGSLDVVIAEAELQKTQAEQGMAQLNVDRCDIKAPYDGYVEQLDIQRFEVVQQQQALMNIVSRASLEADIIVPAQWMAWLTINKAITLQVEETQQTLQAVISHIGPSVDPTSQTLQLRATISSIPAKVLPGMSVVAEF is encoded by the coding sequence ATGAAGAGTATGACGGCGGAAAAAGTGAAAACTAAAGCTTTGTTAACGTGTTTATTCGCGAGCCTCTTCTCATTGCCTGTTGTGGCACAAGAGACGGTGAAAGCGAGGGGCTTGTTGGTTGCAACCAACAAAGCCACCTTGTCTAGCGAACTGGCCGCCCGTGTTATTGCATTACCCAAAAAGATGGGCGATGGATTTAAGCAAGGCGATACGCTTATTCAACTAGACTGCCGATTGTTTGCGGCCCAGCTGCAAAAAGTCGACGCTGAAGTAACCGTAGCCACCGCCAAATTAGACAGCACACGTCAACTCAATCTGCTTAACTCCGTTGGCAGCTTGGACGTTGTTATCGCCGAAGCCGAGTTACAAAAAACGCAAGCGGAACAGGGTATGGCGCAGCTCAATGTCGACCGATGTGACATCAAAGCTCCTTATGATGGCTACGTGGAGCAGCTCGATATACAGCGTTTTGAAGTGGTGCAACAGCAACAGGCTTTGATGAACATCGTCAGTCGCGCTTCATTAGAAGCCGACATTATTGTGCCAGCACAATGGATGGCTTGGCTGACGATCAATAAAGCCATCACATTGCAGGTTGAAGAAACGCAACAAACACTGCAAGCGGTGATTAGCCATATCGGACCAAGCGTCGATCCCACCAGCCAAACCTTACAGCTGCGTGCGACCATCTCTAGTATACCGGCTAAGGTATTACCCGGTATGAGTGTTGTCGCCGAGTTTTGA
- a CDS encoding multidrug effflux MFS transporter, with amino-acid sequence MENAHNNTSASGMGPKEFTLLVALLMSITAISIDALLPALSIIGDELGAVSANQPQLLISMLFLGLALGQLICGPLSDALGRRPILFGGFVIYFVGTWVCYQANSLETLLLGRFIQGLGVAGPYICAISLVRDLYHGAKMARIMSLVMMIFVLVPAIAPTLGQAIMFVSDWRGIFELYLAYATCIIVWIVLRLKETLPKANRIAFTKKDFYEGFKEVITHRITASYTVCMGLFFGSFIGYLNSSQQIFQVQFNTGNLFALYFGLLALVLGFASLINSRIVEKYGAKTLAFRAICIVVLISIAFFALHAVVDIQLWMFLVYASVLFFCFGLLFGNVNALAMEPMGHVAGIASAVIGSVSSIMSMSIGTIIGQMYNNTLMPISGGFVIMGSLAIAIMYWAEKGRVEENNEEQIAAV; translated from the coding sequence ATGGAAAATGCTCATAACAACACATCCGCCTCGGGTATGGGACCAAAAGAGTTTACTCTTTTGGTCGCGCTACTGATGTCGATCACAGCCATCTCAATCGATGCTTTATTGCCAGCGCTGAGCATCATAGGGGACGAGCTTGGTGCCGTCTCCGCAAATCAACCCCAGCTATTGATCAGCATGCTGTTTCTTGGATTGGCCCTTGGTCAGTTAATTTGCGGCCCTTTGTCCGACGCATTAGGGCGTCGTCCTATCCTGTTTGGTGGCTTCGTGATCTATTTTGTTGGCACCTGGGTATGCTACCAAGCCAACAGTTTGGAAACACTCTTACTTGGTCGCTTTATTCAAGGTCTTGGCGTCGCTGGCCCCTATATTTGTGCGATATCTTTGGTACGCGATTTGTATCATGGCGCAAAGATGGCACGCATTATGTCCTTGGTCATGATGATCTTCGTCTTAGTCCCTGCCATCGCCCCAACACTGGGCCAAGCCATTATGTTTGTGTCAGATTGGCGCGGTATCTTTGAATTGTACCTCGCCTATGCCACCTGCATCATCGTTTGGATTGTCCTGCGTTTAAAAGAAACTTTACCAAAAGCTAACCGTATCGCCTTTACAAAAAAAGACTTTTACGAGGGCTTTAAAGAAGTCATCACCCATCGCATTACCGCCAGTTACACCGTATGTATGGGCTTGTTTTTCGGCAGTTTTATTGGGTATTTGAACTCTTCACAGCAGATTTTTCAGGTGCAATTCAACACCGGTAACCTGTTTGCGTTGTATTTCGGGCTACTCGCTCTAGTACTGGGTTTTGCGTCTTTAATTAACTCACGCATTGTCGAAAAATACGGTGCAAAAACCCTTGCCTTTCGCGCGATTTGCATCGTCGTTCTCATATCCATTGCCTTTTTTGCCTTGCATGCCGTTGTCGACATTCAGCTGTGGATGTTTCTTGTTTACGCGTCTGTGTTGTTTTTCTGCTTTGGCTTATTATTCGGCAATGTCAACGCCCTCGCGATGGAACCCATGGGACACGTAGCCGGCATTGCCTCTGCCGTCATCGGCTCGGTATCTTCAATTATGTCCATGAGCATAGGCACCATCATTGGCCAAATGTACAACAACACCTTAATGCCTATCTCAGGGGGCTTCGTCATCATGGGCTCACTGGCCATCGCTATTATGTACTGGGCGGAAAAAGGGCGAGTGGAGGAAAACAATGAAGAACAAATTGCAGCGGTTTAA
- a CDS encoding TolC family protein, which yields MATYPIFGKTVLAMLVAATVAGCSITPNRLTNNDVMANAHENTVLLEQDLAPIVGPIDLNEAFARTIKYNRDARLRAFEAVVSQGQLAVDRFDMLPELAAQAGYSRRSNYAASASVTFSGDEPSSLGNNPSYSVSSDKNTVNASIGATWDVLDFGLSYYRAKQQADRFLISKERERKVVHSIMEQSRRAYYRAVSAERLLTKITPLIIKARGALADSARIEQLRTQSPMEALTYQRALLESLRTLQDIRKDLVPAKSELATLMGLNPSTEFELADVSNPNFTTPSFSLNMADMERTALVLRPELREAQYQERITQEEVHSAFLSLFPSLSLSAGLNYNDSDYLRYNDWTSTGVGINWNLMNVFRYGSIDKLNNLKIAASKQQALAMSMSVISQVHIADLQLKEANDTYALADQYFDVAQRIQNQVDSNRAAQQIGELTVIREDLNALLAELRRDVAYADLQNNFGKVLVSMGLDPLPEGFGSMDLDQLSNAFDTMFAHWERGDIAYVSEDNMQAALTAHTTEQ from the coding sequence ATGGCGACTTACCCTATTTTTGGTAAAACCGTACTGGCGATGCTTGTAGCTGCCACAGTCGCGGGATGCTCAATCACCCCCAATCGTTTGACCAATAATGATGTGATGGCGAATGCCCATGAGAACACGGTTTTATTGGAACAAGACCTGGCACCTATTGTGGGTCCGATTGACCTCAATGAAGCCTTTGCTCGAACCATTAAATACAACCGCGATGCACGTTTAAGAGCGTTTGAAGCGGTGGTATCACAAGGCCAGTTAGCGGTTGATCGCTTTGATATGTTGCCAGAGTTAGCGGCGCAAGCCGGTTATAGCCGCCGCAGCAATTACGCCGCATCCGCGTCGGTAACTTTTTCTGGTGATGAGCCATCTAGCCTTGGGAATAACCCTAGCTATTCCGTGTCGTCTGATAAAAACACGGTGAACGCCAGTATTGGCGCGACCTGGGATGTGCTGGACTTTGGTTTATCTTATTACCGAGCCAAACAGCAAGCGGATCGTTTTTTAATCTCCAAAGAGCGTGAGCGCAAAGTGGTGCACAGCATCATGGAACAATCTCGCCGTGCCTATTACCGAGCGGTGTCGGCTGAGCGTTTGCTGACTAAAATTACACCGCTGATTATCAAGGCTCGCGGTGCGTTGGCTGATTCTGCGAGAATAGAGCAACTCAGAACGCAGTCCCCGATGGAAGCGCTGACGTATCAGCGCGCCTTGTTGGAATCATTACGTACCCTGCAAGATATTCGTAAAGATTTGGTGCCAGCGAAGTCTGAATTGGCGACGTTAATGGGCTTGAATCCTTCCACCGAATTTGAACTCGCCGATGTGTCAAACCCGAATTTCACTACCCCTTCGTTTTCGTTAAATATGGCGGACATGGAGCGCACCGCCTTGGTGTTGAGACCTGAACTAAGAGAGGCTCAATATCAAGAGCGCATTACTCAAGAGGAAGTGCATTCGGCGTTTTTGTCGCTGTTTCCAAGCCTGAGCTTGAGCGCGGGTCTGAATTATAACGATTCTGACTACCTGCGTTATAACGACTGGACATCCACCGGTGTCGGCATCAACTGGAACCTAATGAACGTGTTCCGCTATGGCAGCATTGATAAGCTCAATAACCTCAAAATCGCTGCCAGCAAACAGCAAGCCTTGGCCATGTCTATGTCGGTGATTTCACAGGTTCACATTGCGGATTTACAATTAAAAGAAGCCAATGACACTTATGCGCTTGCCGACCAATATTTTGACGTGGCGCAGCGCATCCAAAACCAAGTCGATTCTAACCGCGCGGCCCAGCAGATCGGAGAATTGACGGTAATACGTGAAGATCTTAATGCTTTATTAGCCGAGTTACGCCGTGACGTAGCCTACGCAGATTTGCAAAATAACTTCGGTAAAGTGCTGGTTTCTATGGGCTTGGACCCCTTACCAGAAGGATTTGGAAGCATGGATTTAGACCAATTGTCCAACGCCTTTGACACCATGTTTGCCCACTGGGAACGGGGTGACATCGCCTACGTGTCTGAAGACAACATGCAAGCGGCGTTAACGGCTCATACCACAGAACAATAG
- a CDS encoding OmpA family protein, producing the protein MMLNRALNQTAWAALVLVFLSGCSSVSSYDPVALNCDDRYTQCAPIVESVKKMAPVSDKTMIEPQNTTQVSSTGAVSNDKVILKAKAASVVIPVIKPMLFDFDQSVTSSAYVRDVARFLMANSTAVVTLHGYTDPIGSERYNRALSYQRADTIRQRLRNAGVSAQQVRVEAHGENNLVVPESRSQTLSRAALIRQYAPNRRVEISFSLLDSAY; encoded by the coding sequence ATGATGCTTAACCGAGCATTAAATCAAACTGCATGGGCCGCGTTGGTACTTGTGTTTCTTTCTGGTTGTTCGAGTGTGTCGAGTTATGACCCAGTGGCCTTAAATTGCGATGATCGTTACACCCAGTGTGCACCCATTGTTGAATCGGTGAAAAAAATGGCGCCGGTCTCTGATAAAACGATGATCGAGCCGCAAAACACAACGCAAGTGTCTTCCACAGGAGCTGTGTCTAACGATAAGGTCATTTTAAAAGCCAAGGCCGCGTCTGTAGTCATTCCTGTGATTAAACCGATGTTATTTGATTTCGATCAGTCGGTAACAAGCAGTGCCTATGTTCGGGATGTGGCTCGTTTTTTGATGGCGAACTCGACTGCGGTTGTTACGCTGCATGGCTACACGGACCCTATTGGCAGCGAGCGTTATAACAGAGCGCTGTCTTACCAGCGTGCTGACACAATTCGTCAGCGCTTACGTAATGCTGGAGTGTCTGCACAGCAAGTACGAGTGGAAGCACATGGTGAAAATAACCTCGTTGTGCCTGAATCAAGGTCGCAAACCCTCTCAAGAGCAGCGTTAATTCGTCAGTATGCCCCTAACCGACGCGTTGAGATTAGCTTCAGTCTGCTCGATTCTGCTTATTAA
- a CDS encoding response regulator, giving the protein MQGISGLEATQQIKSRPEAKDTPVFIMVTELKREELIKQLNNTPMPCVTYVSKPITPHQIPMMLDRTLSDGCSASPNSIKPTLSAFPLKGIRLLLVEDNEFNRIIASELLEHEGAIVDIAIGGQEGINSVVEGFQKYDLVLMDMQMPVIDGLEATRQIRANARFSDLPIIAMTANVSLSDKENCLNAGMNGHIGKPFVLTKVIETILSYTQPNAVVSIQASVLNHREENPLAPRSTQNMDSENIIVLNKKNDSIVKTLEPVFSESALHGIQFKQKTLETLLEPLSCDAAFYERLLGIFEQNFTHLMLTLQEKIDQKAYQEAAAVLHSLKGSSGTIGLTTLHGVLCEAESQLNQSQQASDATPNPLFTDLVQRLRNIATHELTLIYPLLPGRAE; this is encoded by the coding sequence ATGCAGGGTATCAGTGGTTTAGAGGCCACACAGCAGATTAAATCCAGACCCGAAGCAAAAGACACTCCTGTGTTTATTATGGTGACAGAGCTGAAACGAGAAGAGCTCATTAAACAGCTTAATAACACACCGATGCCTTGTGTAACCTATGTGTCTAAACCTATTACGCCTCATCAAATACCCATGATGTTAGATCGTACACTTTCAGATGGCTGCTCAGCCAGCCCTAATAGCATCAAACCCACTCTCAGTGCTTTTCCTTTAAAAGGGATACGGCTATTGCTGGTTGAAGATAACGAGTTTAATCGCATTATAGCCTCAGAATTGTTAGAGCATGAGGGCGCGATAGTCGATATTGCCATTGGAGGACAAGAAGGAATAAATAGTGTAGTAGAGGGCTTTCAAAAGTATGACCTTGTGCTAATGGATATGCAGATGCCCGTTATTGATGGGCTAGAAGCGACAAGACAAATTCGTGCAAACGCTCGGTTTTCCGATTTACCGATTATTGCAATGACGGCCAACGTGTCATTATCAGACAAAGAAAACTGCTTAAACGCCGGTATGAATGGGCACATCGGAAAGCCTTTTGTTCTCACCAAAGTGATCGAGACTATTTTGTCTTATACACAGCCGAATGCAGTCGTTTCCATTCAAGCATCCGTATTAAATCACCGTGAAGAGAATCCATTAGCGCCCCGTTCTACACAGAATATGGATTCAGAGAACATCATTGTTTTAAACAAGAAAAACGACTCAATAGTGAAGACACTTGAGCCTGTTTTCAGTGAGTCCGCGTTACATGGTATCCAATTTAAACAAAAGACATTGGAAACACTGCTTGAACCCTTAAGCTGTGATGCGGCTTTTTACGAGCGTTTATTAGGTATTTTTGAACAAAATTTCACTCATCTAATGCTTACCCTACAAGAAAAAATTGATCAAAAAGCTTACCAAGAAGCAGCGGCTGTGCTCCATTCACTGAAAGGCAGCTCTGGCACCATCGGCCTAACCACCCTTCATGGCGTCCTTTGTGAGGCAGAAAGCCAACTTAATCAATCTCAACAAGCGTCTGACGCAACCCCAAACCCTCTTTTCACAGACCTTGTTCAGCGTCTACGTAATATTGCCACCCATGAATTAACCCTCATTTACCCGCTTTTACCCGGCAGGGCGGAATAA
- a CDS encoding EAL and HDOD domain-containing protein has translation MEIQPKGLRMVSFSTVLDDLMMAQQPIIDRKKHTFGYELLFRGKNALFADFLEGDGDAATSQVLVNLCIGITELRSQLNKPFFINITADLMMSDAFFPINPNTVYIEILENQTITPEFIEVVKKWHTIGYRFVLDDYQFTEDYDAILPFVSIIKVDVLATPPDQYRQQIAQLKARGLTLLAEKVESLSMLEQCMSFGFDLFQGYFLQRPTIIKGRKIDSATHSAIELVNALQNDNISIDEVTHLVSIHPKLSYQLLRILNSPLCGINKTVTSIKEAIVFLGLTQLKKWALLITLTSSTKQPRALLKILLTRARCCQLIAEHNHSPLIDAAFMVGLMSGIDAVFHVEKQVVLTEIALDKPSRDAILTFSGELGGYLKQALYVEEQNWQSIQTLPADQRTALNNAFLDAITWSENVMLSVN, from the coding sequence ATGGAAATTCAACCTAAAGGTTTACGTATGGTCAGCTTCTCTACAGTATTAGACGACTTAATGATGGCTCAACAGCCCATTATCGACAGGAAAAAACATACATTTGGCTATGAACTTTTATTTCGTGGGAAAAATGCACTTTTTGCTGACTTTCTTGAAGGCGACGGGGACGCGGCAACCAGCCAAGTCTTGGTGAATTTGTGTATTGGTATCACTGAGCTGCGATCTCAACTGAACAAACCCTTCTTCATCAACATAACCGCCGACTTGATGATGTCTGATGCGTTTTTCCCGATTAACCCCAACACGGTTTACATAGAAATCCTTGAAAACCAAACCATCACTCCTGAATTCATTGAAGTGGTGAAAAAGTGGCACACCATCGGTTATCGATTTGTTTTAGACGACTACCAATTCACTGAAGACTACGACGCTATCTTGCCTTTTGTCTCCATTATTAAAGTCGACGTGCTCGCCACCCCTCCCGATCAATATCGTCAGCAAATAGCCCAACTCAAAGCCAGAGGGCTCACCTTACTGGCTGAAAAAGTAGAGTCTTTGAGCATGCTTGAACAGTGCATGTCCTTTGGCTTTGACTTGTTTCAGGGGTATTTTTTACAACGCCCGACCATCATTAAGGGAAGAAAAATTGACTCGGCTACACACAGCGCGATCGAGCTTGTTAACGCACTGCAGAATGACAACATCAGCATCGATGAAGTCACTCACCTAGTCAGCATTCATCCCAAGTTGTCTTATCAATTGTTACGCATATTAAATAGCCCGCTGTGTGGCATCAACAAAACCGTTACGAGCATAAAAGAAGCCATTGTGTTTTTGGGGCTCACGCAATTAAAAAAGTGGGCGTTACTCATTACGTTAACCTCATCAACCAAGCAACCAAGAGCCTTGTTGAAAATCCTTCTCACCCGCGCGCGATGTTGTCAGCTGATTGCCGAACACAATCACTCTCCTCTTATCGACGCGGCTTTTATGGTCGGGCTTATGTCGGGTATTGATGCTGTTTTTCATGTTGAAAAACAGGTCGTATTAACGGAAATTGCCTTAGACAAGCCCTCTCGAGACGCCATATTGACGTTTTCGGGCGAACTTGGTGGGTATCTAAAACAAGCACTGTATGTGGAAGAGCAAAACTGGCAAAGCATTCAAACCCTGCCTGCGGATCAAAGAACCGCTTTAAACAACGCATTTTTAGACGCGATAACCTGGTCAGAAAACGTAATGCTTTCTGTCAATTAG
- a CDS encoding type II toxin-antitoxin system YhaV family toxin, which produces MPDNFPIVVNGWTLYAHPLFAEQYFILKDKVEVLKKQDPTGYVKKNATKRLAAIHKLAFEIIPQDPTSADYRQGKTLGYNHKHWFRAKFFQQYRLFFRYHVESKIIIYAWVNDEENKRAYGSKKDAYKVFSKMLESGHPPDDWDDLLKSTTHYFPN; this is translated from the coding sequence TTGCCTGATAATTTTCCTATTGTCGTTAATGGTTGGACACTCTATGCCCATCCTTTGTTTGCTGAGCAATATTTTATTCTCAAAGACAAAGTGGAAGTATTGAAAAAGCAAGACCCTACGGGTTATGTAAAAAAAAATGCCACTAAGCGATTAGCCGCCATTCATAAGTTAGCATTTGAAATAATCCCACAAGATCCAACCAGTGCTGATTATCGTCAAGGAAAAACATTAGGTTATAATCATAAGCACTGGTTTCGTGCCAAATTTTTTCAGCAGTATCGCTTGTTTTTCAGATATCATGTCGAGTCAAAAATTATTATCTACGCTTGGGTTAATGACGAAGAAAATAAAAGAGCTTATGGTAGTAAAAAAGACGCCTACAAAGTTTTTTCTAAAATGCTTGAGTCAGGACATCCGCCAGATGATTGGGATGATCTTTTAAAAAGCACAACTCATTATTTCCCTAATTAA
- a CDS encoding CHASE domain-containing protein, with product MEENVVAHMEMYQYGLMGVRGALFAVAESNLSRDVFYRYNLTRDIDNEFPGALGFGFIRRVPADKIAPFLAKAKADGRADFRVKELSPNAGERYVIEYIEPVARNFAALGLDIASEPNLYQTAYSAMQSGEVRLTGPITLVQPDGSGRRSFLMLLPLYRDITLPNSVAEREAQAFGWSYAPLIIDDVLADVGILDNDHFVLDIYDVTDPSAPERLFSNNALNAQGANAVIATVRVYGRDWQFDLTATPTFFENANLLSPLLVGILGSIAAFIMALLAGFMEANYNHKRGFTKQRDRLAALVESSADGIIALSLDGTVKSWNKAAEQLFGYTNEEAINKDITQLIIATPFRHEHSVQLKLVALGESLSSVHTLRYKKDGSSIDVSITLSPIYSDEGVVVAASKTVRDISAQKVAEAKVRELNESLEYQVFERTSEIASLNTLFENVLMAASDFAIIATDLEGNIQLFNRGAEHLLGYQAEDMVGKKTPLVFHSQKELTDRYASSFDQPNAGPIQDFQILLLMAHKNSEYQEWHYLHKDGHVIDVKLVLTQMLDAKGKISGYLFIAVDITEQKRKHIELLTTQRQLLSRTEQLMMVYYVAELGIWEWVLEDSSLIWNNKMFEFYEQPTSLNQSELNYSHWESRIHPEDRQLTATQLNDAVMGKGDFNTVFRLLLPSGQLRYIQGGAYIQRNAEGEALRVVGINRDITAQREFEFKLRESKNIADTANAAKSMFLANMSHEIRTPMNAVLGMLQLIRTTELSMQQNSYADKAQIAAQSLLKLIDDILDFSKIESDKLELEKYPFTTEDLLNELAAVLTPNLGNKNVELLFDIDPLLPDRFEGDRQRLQQVLINLANNAIKFTDHGEIIVKIERLQLQDTACLVRFNVMDTGIGISQTQQQTVFDIFTQSEVSTSRKYGGSGLGLAISKRIVLLMGSEIQLQSEVGKGSHFWFDVALCVADASSIKEKASPFLSQDKNVLIVNTNDICLSILKSTVEQYGPNVVMARSGEKAVQQIDSSIAKKNHASGCAYRISNAGYQWFRGHTAD from the coding sequence ATGGAGGAAAATGTCGTTGCTCACATGGAAATGTATCAATATGGTCTAATGGGCGTGCGAGGTGCTTTGTTTGCCGTTGCAGAAAGCAACCTAAGCCGGGATGTTTTTTATCGTTACAACTTAACCCGTGACATCGATAATGAGTTTCCAGGAGCACTTGGTTTTGGTTTTATTCGCCGAGTGCCCGCTGATAAAATAGCGCCATTTCTCGCCAAAGCAAAAGCAGACGGCAGAGCCGATTTTCGTGTTAAAGAGCTATCACCTAACGCGGGCGAGCGTTATGTTATTGAATATATTGAACCCGTAGCGCGAAATTTTGCGGCCCTTGGCCTTGATATCGCATCAGAACCAAACCTTTATCAGACGGCGTATTCTGCCATGCAAAGTGGTGAGGTGAGGCTAACAGGGCCCATTACTTTAGTTCAGCCAGATGGAAGTGGAAGGCGATCTTTTTTGATGCTACTGCCATTATATCGAGATATTACGCTCCCAAACAGTGTCGCAGAACGTGAGGCTCAGGCGTTTGGGTGGAGTTATGCCCCATTGATCATCGATGATGTGCTCGCTGATGTGGGAATATTAGACAATGATCATTTTGTCCTCGACATATACGATGTTACTGACCCAAGTGCACCGGAGCGGTTATTTAGTAACAACGCGTTAAACGCGCAAGGGGCGAACGCCGTTATAGCGACAGTGCGTGTTTACGGTCGAGATTGGCAGTTTGATTTAACCGCAACACCGACATTTTTTGAAAACGCCAATCTGTTGTCTCCCCTTTTGGTTGGGATTTTGGGCAGTATCGCGGCCTTTATTATGGCGCTGTTAGCCGGCTTTATGGAAGCCAATTACAATCACAAACGGGGTTTTACTAAGCAGCGAGATAGGCTCGCCGCTCTGGTGGAGAGTTCTGCCGATGGCATTATTGCGCTGTCATTGGACGGCACCGTAAAAAGCTGGAACAAAGCCGCTGAGCAGCTTTTTGGTTACACCAATGAAGAAGCGATAAACAAAGATATCACTCAACTGATCATAGCAACGCCGTTTAGGCATGAGCATTCTGTTCAGTTGAAGCTCGTTGCTCTGGGTGAATCTCTTAGCAGCGTTCATACACTTAGATACAAAAAAGACGGCTCCTCTATTGATGTTTCTATCACGCTTTCGCCTATTTATTCTGATGAGGGTGTGGTGGTGGCCGCATCTAAAACGGTGCGTGATATTTCCGCGCAAAAAGTCGCCGAGGCTAAAGTTCGTGAGCTGAATGAAAGCTTGGAATATCAGGTGTTTGAACGAACCAGTGAAATAGCAAGCCTGAACACCTTGTTTGAAAATGTCCTAATGGCGGCATCGGATTTTGCTATTATAGCCACTGATTTAGAGGGCAATATTCAGTTATTTAATCGCGGCGCTGAGCATCTTTTAGGCTACCAAGCTGAGGACATGGTAGGTAAAAAAACGCCCTTGGTTTTTCATTCACAAAAAGAGCTGACAGACCGCTATGCTTCCTCATTTGATCAACCGAACGCTGGACCGATTCAAGACTTTCAAATTCTCTTATTGATGGCACACAAAAACAGTGAATACCAAGAGTGGCATTATCTACATAAAGATGGCCACGTTATTGACGTTAAACTTGTTCTGACACAGATGCTCGATGCGAAAGGTAAAATCAGCGGCTACTTGTTTATTGCGGTGGACATTACGGAGCAAAAACGAAAGCACATTGAACTGCTGACGACGCAAAGACAACTGCTTAGCCGAACAGAGCAGTTAATGATGGTGTACTATGTGGCTGAGCTGGGCATTTGGGAATGGGTATTAGAAGACAGTTCTCTCATCTGGAATAACAAAATGTTTGAGTTTTATGAACAGCCCACCTCACTAAATCAGAGTGAGTTAAACTATTCTCATTGGGAATCCAGAATACACCCTGAAGATCGACAATTAACCGCGACCCAATTAAATGATGCTGTAATGGGTAAAGGGGATTTTAATACAGTTTTTAGATTATTGCTCCCTAGCGGTCAGCTTCGTTACATTCAAGGGGGGGCTTACATTCAGCGTAATGCGGAGGGAGAAGCGTTAAGAGTCGTGGGGATTAATCGTGACATTACGGCCCAGCGTGAATTTGAATTTAAGCTGCGTGAATCTAAAAACATTGCGGATACGGCCAATGCCGCCAAGTCGATGTTTTTAGCCAATATGAGCCATGAAATTAGAACACCGATGAACGCGGTTTTGGGCATGCTTCAGTTGATCAGAACAACGGAGCTGTCCATGCAACAAAACAGTTATGCCGATAAAGCACAAATTGCAGCGCAGTCTTTATTAAAGTTGATCGACGATATTTTAGATTTTTCAAAAATTGAATCCGACAAGCTAGAACTTGAAAAATACCCATTTACAACAGAAGATCTGTTGAATGAACTTGCCGCTGTGCTGACGCCAAATTTAGGCAATAAAAACGTGGAGCTTCTTTTTGATATTGATCCTCTGCTACCAGATCGTTTTGAAGGGGACAGGCAGCGATTGCAGCAAGTGTTGATTAATCTTGCCAACAACGCCATCAAGTTTACTGATCATGGTGAGATTATCGTTAAAATTGAACGCTTGCAGTTACAAGACACGGCCTGTTTAGTGCGCTTTAATGTTATGGATACTGGGATTGGGATAAGCCAAACTCAGCAACAGACTGTGTTTGATATTTTTACTCAATCAGAAGTCTCCACATCGAGAAAATATGGTGGTTCAGGCCTTGGCCTTGCAATCAGTAAACGCATTGTCTTACTTATGGGTAGCGAAATACAATTGCAAAGCGAAGTCGGTAAGGGGAGTCACTTTTGGTTTGATGTAGCGCTTTGTGTTGCTGATGCTAGTTCTATCAAAGAGAAAGCCTCTCCTTTTTTAAGTCAGGATAAAAACGTGCTCATCGTCAACACGAATGACATCTGTTTGAGCATATTAAAAAGCACGGTAGAGCAATACGGGCCAAACGTTGTGATGGCCCGTTCTGGTGAAAAAGCAGTGCAACAAATAGACAGCAGTATCGCGAAAAAAAACCATGCCTCAGGCTGTGCTTATAGAATATCAAATGCAGGGTATCAGTGGTTTAGAGGCCACACAGCAGATTAA
- a CDS encoding DUF4347 domain-containing protein — protein MKKHTPHNKMKKTARKPLITALEPRLLLDGAAVATAMDALTDSQLYNDATQGAIDSQDHHDTILIAPTEVRGVDPAQNNGKKEVVFIEDNVDDYQTLIDGIGAGVEIVLLDSSQDGLAQMALWAESNSDYDAIHILSHGSEGAVD, from the coding sequence ATGAAAAAGCACACCCCCCATAACAAAATGAAAAAAACCGCTCGTAAACCCCTGATTACGGCACTAGAGCCTCGCTTGTTATTGGATGGTGCTGCCGTCGCCACCGCTATGGATGCGTTGACCGATTCTCAACTTTATAACGACGCCACACAGGGGGCGATTGATTCACAAGATCATCATGACACTATTCTCATCGCCCCGACGGAAGTGCGTGGCGTTGACCCTGCCCAAAACAACGGCAAAAAAGAAGTGGTTTTCATTGAAGACAATGTTGACGATTACCAAACTCTTATAGACGGCATTGGTGCGGGTGTGGAAATTGTCTTATTGGATTCCTCGCAAGATGGTTTGGCTCAAATGGCCTTGTGGGCCGAGTCCAACAGCGATTACGACGCCATTCATATCCTATCCCATGGCTCGGAAGGGGCAGTGGATTAG